A genomic stretch from Chitinophagaceae bacterium includes:
- a CDS encoding T9SS type A sorting domain-containing protein, with protein sequence MKRAIRCTQTILLLYLIAFPEFLFSQANVAVGKSFINITRPGGGTIIPGDELEIRVSVYVTNNGASRTIYRTRFNDTIPNNLTYVTSSMKLITNEGVSYRSFTDAGGDDLAMYDGLSKTLRFNLGRDTFNASPFYNMPTRVVTTTTTDTLINGGGYFRSDTHRPRAGSGMLILVTYRVTVDLATPYNTIINYGPGTLRYRNQISAVAATDYALSPNNLSFIIYPNYGLCTNASGANNVSAGSGDFSSGATHNGTNPGTVPGYNFVNVTTGNPGDGNYSVIKNLSPSQNTNPLIQRPESPSSHRVFGVWDIIGDHTGAADPLAGNPPSASGSNGGYMLAVNAAYQLSIANNQTVTGLCEDTYYEFSAWFRNVCKRCGIDSMGRGASNVSVPAGYLDLPGNDSSGVKPNLTFQIDGVDYYVSGNIDYTGAWGQWVKKGFVFKTGIGQTSLTISIKNNAPGGGGNDWVMDDITFASCLPGLNMRPGPAPSYCINGQVRLSAIVTTYYNNYQYYQWERSTDGGANWTAAPELPGIQTFSYAYDGVNYTDSVAIPSFLANTTYNGYLYRIKVATSTANLATSSCSIYQGNTIAITVNSSCTVLDINLLQFQGQVSNKKTLLTWQAKADQTPHNFEVERSDDGIQFAKIGTVTGSQNGLTNQYSFSDPEVLSGKKFYRLKIVTQGGANSKFSEIISLSEGSTGKLVLKSLVNPFNSLLQFQIESPEADKIRVDLFDTYGKLVFSVPTTIRKGNNPVAIETMGFLSKGTYILRIKSSKEIINRTIQSL encoded by the coding sequence ATGAAGAGAGCTATACGCTGTACCCAAACCATTTTGCTGTTATATTTAATAGCCTTCCCTGAATTTTTATTTTCACAAGCCAATGTTGCAGTAGGAAAAAGTTTTATCAACATTACCCGTCCGGGTGGCGGAACAATTATACCCGGTGATGAACTGGAAATCAGAGTATCTGTTTATGTAACAAATAACGGAGCAAGCAGAACTATTTACCGAACACGTTTTAATGATACGATTCCCAACAACCTTACTTATGTAACCAGCTCTATGAAGCTTATTACCAATGAGGGTGTATCATACAGATCATTCACCGATGCAGGTGGAGACGATCTTGCAATGTATGATGGTCTTAGTAAAACACTTCGTTTTAATCTTGGCAGAGATACGTTTAATGCTTCTCCTTTTTACAATATGCCAACAAGAGTTGTTACAACCACAACAACTGATACATTAATTAATGGCGGCGGGTACTTCAGATCAGATACTCATCGGCCAAGAGCAGGGAGTGGCATGTTAATTCTTGTTACTTACAGAGTAACAGTTGATCTGGCAACTCCATACAATACGATTATCAATTATGGGCCCGGGACTTTAAGATACAGAAATCAGATTTCTGCAGTTGCAGCAACTGACTATGCATTAAGCCCTAATAATTTATCATTTATCATTTATCCAAATTACGGATTATGTACAAATGCAAGTGGAGCAAATAATGTATCGGCTGGCAGTGGTGATTTCAGTTCAGGCGCAACTCATAATGGTACAAACCCGGGAACAGTGCCGGGCTACAATTTTGTGAATGTAACAACGGGAAACCCAGGGGATGGCAATTACTCAGTTATTAAAAATTTAAGTCCGAGCCAAAACACGAATCCGTTGATTCAACGTCCTGAATCTCCTTCAAGCCACAGGGTATTTGGTGTATGGGATATTATCGGCGACCATACAGGTGCTGCAGATCCATTGGCTGGGAACCCTCCATCAGCATCAGGAAGTAATGGTGGATACATGCTGGCAGTAAATGCAGCTTATCAGTTAAGTATTGCCAACAATCAAACTGTAACTGGTCTTTGTGAAGACACTTACTATGAATTCTCTGCATGGTTCAGGAATGTTTGTAAGAGATGTGGTATTGACAGTATGGGCAGGGGTGCATCAAATGTATCAGTCCCCGCCGGGTATCTTGATTTGCCCGGAAATGATTCTTCCGGCGTTAAGCCAAACCTCACCTTCCAGATTGATGGTGTAGATTATTATGTATCAGGAAACATTGATTATACCGGCGCATGGGGGCAATGGGTAAAAAAAGGATTTGTTTTTAAAACGGGTATCGGCCAAACATCATTAACGATTTCAATCAAAAATAATGCTCCGGGTGGGGGTGGTAATGACTGGGTAATGGATGATATAACTTTTGCCTCCTGTCTTCCCGGTTTAAATATGCGACCCGGCCCGGCGCCTTCCTATTGCATTAATGGACAGGTTCGACTGTCAGCAATTGTAACTACTTATTATAATAACTACCAGTATTATCAGTGGGAAAGAAGTACAGATGGTGGAGCCAACTGGACTGCTGCTCCTGAATTGCCCGGTATACAAACATTCTCATACGCATATGATGGAGTGAACTACACTGACAGCGTTGCAATACCCAGCTTCCTTGCAAATACTACATATAATGGTTACCTGTACAGAATTAAAGTAGCTACATCAACTGCAAACCTGGCAACAAGCAGCTGTTCCATTTATCAGGGTAATACAATTGCAATAACTGTTAACAGCTCCTGTACTGTGCTTGATATAAACCTTCTGCAGTTTCAGGGACAGGTATCCAATAAGAAAACGTTATTGACCTGGCAAGCAAAAGCCGATCAAACCCCGCATAATTTTGAGGTTGAAAGAAGTGATGATGGAATTCAGTTTGCAAAAATCGGAACAGTAACAGGTTCTCAGAACGGACTAACAAATCAATATAGTTTTAGTGACCCGGAAGTTCTATCTGGAAAGAAATTCTACCGTTTGAAGATTGTAACACAGGGTGGAGCTAATTCTAAATTCAGTGAAATCATCAGCCTTTCCGAAGGCAGTACCGGTAAATTAGTTTTAAAATCACTGGTAAATCCATTCAACAGTTTACTGCAGTTTCAAATAGAATCACCTGAAGCAGATAAAATCCGTGTTGATTTATTCGATACCTATGGTAAGCTTGTTTTTTCAGTGCCAACCACAATCCGGAAAGGAAACAATCCTGTTGCAATTGAAACAATGGGCTTTTTATCTAAGGGCACTTATATTCTCAGAATAAAATCAAGCAAAGAAATCATTAACCGCACTATTCAAAGTCTTTAA
- a CDS encoding response regulator transcription factor, with protein MHGKRHIHLHHSHGTQRKKILIADDEPDILEILEYNLTAEGYTVFKAKDGDEALIQAKQQQPDLIILDVMMPRKTGMEVCQILRSQPSFSNTLIIMLTALSDETSHVKGLEMGADDYVNKPISPKVLISRVNALFRRTFRGDETVIKLGDLQIDKEQFIVRYKGDDIILAKKEFELLALLASKPGRVFLRHEILSQVWGADVIVGDRTIDVHIRKIRQKLNIDCITTVKGVGYKFEMTAG; from the coding sequence ATGCATGGAAAGAGGCATATACATTTGCATCACAGTCATGGAACCCAAAGGAAAAAAATCTTAATTGCCGACGACGAGCCGGATATTCTTGAAATTCTGGAATACAACTTAACTGCCGAAGGGTACACTGTCTTTAAAGCCAAGGATGGCGATGAAGCGTTGATACAGGCCAAACAGCAGCAGCCCGACCTGATCATACTCGATGTAATGATGCCCCGCAAAACAGGCATGGAAGTATGCCAGATCCTTCGTTCACAGCCCAGCTTCTCAAACACACTCATCATTATGCTCACTGCGTTGAGCGATGAAACCAGTCATGTAAAAGGATTGGAAATGGGTGCGGATGATTATGTAAACAAACCCATCAGCCCGAAAGTACTCATCAGCCGGGTGAATGCTTTGTTCCGCCGAACCTTCCGTGGCGATGAAACAGTGATCAAATTAGGCGATCTGCAGATTGACAAAGAACAGTTTATTGTAAGATATAAAGGAGATGATATTATTCTGGCAAAAAAAGAATTTGAACTGCTGGCATTATTAGCTTCCAAACCGGGACGTGTTTTTTTAAGGCATGAAATTTTAAGCCAGGTATGGGGTGCTGATGTAATTGTTGGCGATAGAACCATTGATGTACACATCCGCAAGATTCGCCAAAAACTCAATATTGATTGTATTACCACGGTAAAAGGAGTTGGGTATAAATTTGAAATGACTGCTGGCTGA
- a CDS encoding GNAT family N-acetyltransferase yields the protein MALKQIDYGTPEYQQMLNLRYEILRKPLGLQFDPKELESEKNAILIAAFEEEKMLGCCFLIPVDSETVKLRQIAVQNNLQGKGIGASLMNFAENIARDRGYKTMLMHARKSTAHFFEKQGYKIEGDDFIQLTIPHLVMKKRLI from the coding sequence ATGGCACTGAAACAAATTGATTACGGTACTCCCGAATATCAGCAAATGCTGAACTTACGTTATGAAATCTTACGTAAACCTCTTGGCCTTCAATTTGATCCTAAAGAGTTAGAAAGCGAAAAGAATGCAATTCTTATTGCTGCATTTGAGGAAGAGAAAATGCTTGGATGCTGTTTTTTAATCCCTGTTGATAGCGAGACAGTAAAACTTCGCCAGATAGCCGTGCAAAATAATCTTCAGGGTAAAGGAATTGGTGCTTCGTTAATGAATTTTGCTGAAAATATTGCCCGTGACCGGGGATACAAAACCATGCTGATGCATGCCCGAAAATCTACAGCACACTTTTTTGAGAAACAGGGTTATAAAATTGAAGGAGATGATTTTATTCAATTAACTATTCCCCATCTGGTTATGAAAAAGCGTTTGATCTAG
- a CDS encoding polysaccharide deacetylase family protein produces MQYIVTTPWWLRMLFPKNLIWEIQVKEKIIYLTFDDGPHPVATPFVLDELKKYNAKATFFCIGKNVAAYPDIYKRILTEGHRVGNHTHNHLNGTKTDDELWLNNVKEAAKWIDSDLFRPPYGKIRSFQAQLLQNANPPYRIIMWNVLSADFDTSITPEKCFSYVNKKTKPGSIIVFHDSEKAFPNMCFALTEMMRKFSGEGYRFEAIK; encoded by the coding sequence ATGCAGTATATAGTAACAACTCCCTGGTGGCTGCGAATGTTATTTCCTAAAAACCTCATATGGGAAATACAAGTAAAAGAAAAAATCATTTATCTGACATTTGATGACGGGCCTCATCCTGTTGCCACGCCATTTGTTTTAGATGAATTAAAAAAATACAATGCCAAAGCAACTTTTTTCTGCATCGGAAAAAATGTTGCTGCTTATCCAGACATCTATAAACGCATTTTAACCGAAGGTCACCGGGTGGGTAATCATACACATAATCACCTTAACGGCACAAAAACAGATGATGAACTTTGGCTGAATAATGTAAAAGAAGCCGCAAAATGGATAGATTCTGACTTATTCAGACCTCCGTATGGAAAAATCAGGTCGTTCCAGGCACAATTGCTGCAAAATGCGAATCCCCCGTATAGAATAATTATGTGGAATGTTCTGAGTGCCGATTTTGATACCTCAATTACCCCGGAAAAGTGTTTTTCGTATGTAAATAAGAAAACCAAACCCGGAAGTATTATCGTATTTCATGATAGTGAGAAGGCTTTCCCCAATATGTGCTTTGCCCTTACAGAAATGATGCGCAAATTTTCGGGTGAGGGTTACCGTTTTGAAGCTATAAAGTAA
- a CDS encoding acyl carrier protein — protein MSDIAARVKKIIVDKLGVEESEVNPEASFTNDLGADSLDTVELIMEFEKEFNISIPDEQAETITTVGQAVAYLEEHAK, from the coding sequence ATGTCAGACATCGCAGCAAGAGTTAAAAAAATCATCGTAGACAAGTTAGGTGTTGAAGAATCAGAGGTTAATCCTGAAGCTTCTTTTACAAATGATTTAGGGGCTGATTCATTAGACACAGTAGAACTGATCATGGAATTTGAAAAGGAATTCAACATCTCAATTCCTGACGAGCAGGCTGAAACCATCACAACAGTTGGTCAGGCAGTAGCTTATTTAGAAGAACACGCTAAGTAA
- the atpH gene encoding ATP synthase F1 subunit delta — MQNPRLAGRYAKSLVDLAQEKNQLEAVYTDMKYLQAVCKQSREFTNLLRSPVINSDIKEKIVSAVISKNIGELSNAFIHLLVKKGRESILPEIAHAVIEQYNEIKGIHIVKLTTATEASEALKTSIINKIKADTPFQLIELETEVDEALIGGFQLEYNGNLVDASIARDLRDIQKQFEKNIYVPNIR; from the coding sequence ATGCAGAATCCACGTTTAGCAGGTCGTTATGCAAAGTCACTGGTTGATCTCGCTCAGGAGAAAAATCAGCTGGAGGCTGTATATACCGACATGAAATATTTACAGGCGGTTTGTAAGCAAAGCAGGGAGTTTACCAATCTGCTCCGAAGTCCCGTAATTAACAGCGATATCAAAGAGAAAATTGTTTCTGCGGTTATCAGTAAAAATATAGGTGAGTTATCAAATGCGTTTATTCACCTGCTGGTAAAGAAAGGCCGTGAAAGCATTTTGCCCGAAATTGCTCACGCCGTGATTGAACAGTATAACGAAATCAAAGGCATTCATATCGTAAAACTTACCACTGCAACAGAAGCCAGCGAAGCATTAAAAACATCCATCATCAATAAAATAAAAGCAGATACTCCTTTTCAATTGATTGAACTGGAAACAGAGGTTGATGAAGCACTCATCGGTGGGTTTCAACTGGAGTACAATGGTAATTTAGTTGATGCAAGTATAGCAAGAGACCTGAGAGATATTCAGAAACAGTTTGAGAAAAACATTTATGTTCCAAATATTCGATAA
- a CDS encoding TatD family hydrolase yields the protein MHIIDTHTHLYLEEFHKDIKEVITRANAVGVAKFYLPNIDSSSINDMLRLEEHFPEQCIAMMGLHPCSVKENYKDELKLVEEWLKKRPFAGVGEIGLDYYWDQAFVKEQKEAFQLQIEWALYHNLPIIIHSRNSLQDCIDIVKQNQNGQLKGIFHCFGGSIEEAKQIMDLGFLMGIGGVVTYKKANLTEVLYKIPVAHLVLETDAPYLTPVPFRGKRNEPAYLKYVIEKIAEAKNLSAFEIIEATTANAQNLFGG from the coding sequence ATGCATATTATAGATACACATACCCATCTTTATCTTGAAGAGTTCCATAAGGATATTAAGGAGGTGATTACCAGGGCAAATGCTGTTGGTGTAGCTAAATTTTACCTGCCAAATATTGACAGCAGCTCTATTAATGATATGCTAAGGCTGGAAGAACATTTTCCGGAGCAATGTATTGCCATGATGGGACTACACCCCTGCTCAGTGAAGGAGAATTATAAAGATGAATTAAAACTTGTTGAAGAGTGGCTTAAAAAAAGACCTTTTGCCGGGGTAGGCGAAATAGGCCTGGATTATTACTGGGACCAGGCATTTGTAAAAGAACAAAAAGAAGCTTTTCAACTTCAGATTGAATGGGCTTTATATCACAATCTCCCCATCATCATCCATAGCCGTAACTCATTACAGGATTGTATTGATATCGTTAAGCAAAACCAAAATGGTCAATTGAAAGGGATTTTCCATTGCTTTGGCGGATCAATTGAAGAAGCAAAACAAATAATGGATCTTGGATTTCTGATGGGCATTGGAGGCGTGGTTACTTATAAAAAAGCAAATCTTACTGAAGTACTTTATAAAATTCCCGTTGCACATCTTGTACTGGAAACTGATGCTCCTTACTTAACACCTGTTCCTTTCAGAGGTAAACGAAACGAACCGGCATATTTAAAATATGTAATTGAAAAAATTGCTGAAGCAAAAAATCTGTCAGCTTTCGAAATCATTGAGGCCACAACTGCAAATGCTCAAAATTTATTCGGGGGCTAA
- the atpE gene encoding ATP synthase F0 subunit C, which produces MHVILLDALANAGGAVGAGLAAVGAGIGIGQIGKGALESIARQPEASNDIRANMILTAALVEGAALFAIIVGFLAMVL; this is translated from the coding sequence ATGCATGTTATTTTATTAGATGCGTTGGCAAATGCCGGTGGTGCCGTAGGTGCTGGATTAGCAGCTGTAGGTGCAGGTATCGGTATCGGTCAGATTGGTAAAGGTGCATTGGAATCAATTGCACGCCAGCCAGAAGCTTCTAACGATATCCGTGCAAACATGATCCTTACTGCGGCTCTCGTAGAAGGAGCTGCTCTGTTTGCTATTATCGTGGGCTTCCTTGCGATGGTACTTTAA
- a CDS encoding F0F1 ATP synthase subunit alpha, producing the protein MADIKPDEISAILRQQLSNFSVGADLEEVGTVLQVGDGIARVYGLNNVRYGELVEFESGVRAIALNLEEDNVGVVLMGEGKDIKEGSKVRRTAQIASIKVGEGISGRVINVLGEPIDGKGPLTGELYEMPLERKAPGVIFREPVKEPLQTGIKSIDAMIPIGRGQRELIIGDRQTGKTAIAVDTIINQKEFYAAGKPVYCIYVAIGQKASTIAGVMKTLEDNGAMIYTTIVAASASDPAPQQFYAPYAGAAIGEFFRDTGRPALIIYDDLSKQAVAYRGVSLLLRRPPGREAYPGDVFYLHSRLLERAAKVIGDDSVAKNMNDVPDSIKHLVKGGGSLTALPIIETQAGDVSAYIPTNVISITDGQIFLEGNLFNAGIRPAINVGISVSRVGGNAQIKSMKKVAGTLKLDQALYRELEAFSKFGGDMDAATKSVIDKGARNVEILKQAQYSPFAVEKQVAIIYLGTNGLLNAVPVKRIKAFEEHFLHEMETKLPEVLAEFKKEICLKMALRKWWKWQMALSLSIKLNLILL; encoded by the coding sequence ATGGCAGATATTAAACCGGATGAGATTTCAGCGATACTTCGCCAGCAGTTAAGCAATTTCAGTGTTGGTGCTGATTTGGAAGAAGTAGGTACCGTATTACAGGTGGGTGATGGTATTGCCCGTGTATATGGATTAAACAATGTTCGCTATGGTGAACTGGTAGAATTTGAAAGCGGTGTTCGTGCAATTGCATTGAACCTTGAAGAAGATAATGTGGGTGTGGTATTAATGGGTGAAGGAAAGGATATCAAAGAAGGTTCTAAAGTTCGCCGTACAGCACAGATCGCTTCCATCAAAGTTGGTGAAGGAATCAGCGGACGTGTTATCAACGTACTGGGTGAACCGATTGATGGTAAAGGACCTCTTACCGGTGAATTATATGAAATGCCACTGGAGCGTAAAGCACCGGGTGTTATCTTCCGTGAACCTGTAAAGGAACCATTACAAACCGGTATCAAATCAATTGATGCAATGATTCCGATTGGTCGTGGTCAGCGTGAATTGATCATTGGTGACCGTCAGACTGGTAAAACTGCCATTGCTGTTGACACCATCATCAATCAAAAAGAATTCTATGCAGCAGGGAAACCTGTTTACTGTATATATGTTGCAATTGGTCAGAAAGCATCAACCATTGCCGGTGTTATGAAAACACTGGAAGATAATGGTGCTATGATCTATACAACAATCGTTGCTGCCTCTGCAAGCGATCCTGCTCCACAACAGTTCTACGCTCCTTATGCGGGTGCTGCCATTGGTGAGTTCTTCCGTGATACCGGCCGTCCTGCATTGATTATTTATGATGATCTGTCAAAACAGGCCGTAGCATATCGTGGAGTGTCATTGTTGCTGCGTCGTCCTCCTGGCCGTGAAGCTTATCCCGGTGATGTATTCTACCTGCATAGCCGTTTATTAGAGCGTGCTGCAAAAGTAATTGGTGATGATAGTGTAGCGAAGAACATGAATGATGTTCCTGACAGTATTAAACATCTTGTAAAAGGTGGTGGTTCATTAACTGCATTGCCCATTATTGAAACACAGGCTGGTGACGTATCTGCTTATATTCCTACAAACGTAATCTCTATTACTGACGGACAGATCTTCTTAGAGGGTAACCTGTTTAATGCCGGTATCCGTCCTGCGATCAACGTTGGTATCTCTGTAAGCCGTGTGGGTGGTAACGCTCAGATCAAATCAATGAAAAAAGTTGCCGGTACATTAAAACTTGATCAGGCACTTTACCGTGAGCTGGAAGCCTTCTCTAAGTTTGGTGGTGATATGGATGCTGCAACAAAATCAGTAATTGATAAAGGTGCACGCAACGTTGAGATTTTGAAACAGGCTCAGTATAGTCCGTTTGCAGTAGAAAAGCAGGTTGCCATTATCTACCTCGGTACAAATGGTTTACTGAATGCAGTTCCTGTAAAACGTATTAAAGCGTTTGAAGAACATTTCTTACATGAAATGGAAACAAAGCTTCCTGAAGTGTTAGCGGAGTTTAAAAAGGAAATCTGCCTGAAGATGGCATTAAGAAAATGGTGGAAATGGCAAATGGCCTTATCCCTCAGTATAAAGCTTAATTTGATCTTACTTTAA
- the fabF gene encoding beta-ketoacyl-ACP synthase II: MQLKRVVVTGIGALTPLGKTLDEYWEGLVNGVSGADFIKQFDCSKFKTRFACEVKDFEPTAYLDRKEARKIDRFTQFALIVSDEAVKDAGINKDNVDVDRVGVIFASGIGGLITFQEEVVNYALGDGTPRFNPFFIPKMILDIAAGQVSMRHGFRGPNYAVVSACASSTNAVIDAYDNIRLGKADIILTGGSEAVVSAAGLGGFNAMKALSERNDDPKTASRPFDKDRDGFVMGEGAGMLILEDLEHALKRGAKIYCEIAGGGATADAHHITAPHPEGLGAKNVMTAALKDAGMQPSDIDYINVHGTSTPLGDIAETKAILTVFGEHAYNLNISSTKSMTGHCLGAAGSLEAIACVMSVVHDIVPPTINHFTDDPELDAKLNFTFNKAQKRTVRAALSNTFGFGGHNASVIVKKYS, translated from the coding sequence ATGCAACTCAAACGAGTAGTAGTTACCGGAATTGGTGCCCTGACACCATTAGGCAAAACTCTTGATGAATATTGGGAGGGTTTGGTTAATGGTGTTTCAGGTGCTGATTTCATCAAACAATTTGATTGTTCTAAATTCAAAACAAGATTTGCCTGCGAGGTAAAAGATTTTGAACCTACAGCCTATCTGGACAGAAAAGAGGCAAGAAAAATTGACCGTTTTACACAGTTCGCACTGATCGTTAGTGATGAGGCTGTTAAAGACGCAGGCATCAATAAAGACAACGTAGATGTTGACCGTGTTGGTGTTATTTTCGCCAGCGGTATCGGTGGTTTAATCACCTTTCAGGAAGAAGTGGTTAATTATGCTTTGGGTGACGGTACTCCCCGCTTCAATCCTTTCTTTATTCCAAAAATGATTCTGGATATTGCTGCCGGACAAGTTTCCATGCGTCACGGTTTCAGAGGTCCGAATTATGCAGTGGTTTCTGCCTGTGCATCTTCCACTAATGCTGTTATTGATGCATACGATAATATCAGGCTGGGTAAAGCTGATATTATATTAACTGGTGGAAGTGAAGCTGTGGTAAGTGCTGCAGGACTTGGTGGGTTCAATGCAATGAAAGCGTTAAGTGAAAGAAATGATGATCCGAAAACAGCCAGCCGCCCATTTGATAAAGATCGAGATGGCTTTGTAATGGGAGAGGGTGCCGGTATGTTAATATTGGAAGATCTTGAACATGCATTAAAGCGTGGCGCAAAAATTTATTGTGAAATTGCCGGCGGCGGTGCAACAGCAGATGCTCATCATATTACTGCCCCTCACCCGGAAGGACTTGGCGCAAAAAATGTAATGACTGCTGCTTTAAAAGATGCGGGTATGCAGCCATCTGATATTGATTATATCAATGTGCATGGAACTTCTACTCCATTGGGCGATATAGCTGAAACAAAGGCAATTCTTACTGTATTTGGTGAGCATGCTTATAATCTGAACATCAGTTCTACCAAATCAATGACAGGTCATTGCTTAGGTGCTGCCGGTTCTCTGGAAGCAATTGCATGTGTAATGAGTGTAGTGCATGACATTGTTCCTCCAACAATCAACCATTTTACTGACGATCCTGAATTAGATGCAAAACTAAATTTTACTTTTAATAAAGCTCAGAAACGTACTGTACGTGCAGCTTTGAGTAATACTTTTGGATTTGGCGGGCACAATGCTTCAGTGATTGTAAAGAAATATTCCTGA
- a CDS encoding nucleotidyltransferase translates to MDILDEDLLKFWKSLNDNQVQYIMVGGLSVNFNGYNRVTDDLDIWLKDTLDNRKSLRKAFRELDYGDFLSFETTQFVPGWSQFYVGPGIVLDIMTEMKGLEHYNFDECYSEASVASVDGVNVPFLHINHLLENKKAVGRPKDLDDIRELEKIKEERKKMGLD, encoded by the coding sequence ATGGATATCCTTGATGAAGATCTTTTAAAGTTTTGGAAAAGCCTGAACGATAATCAGGTTCAGTATATTATGGTTGGCGGTCTTTCTGTAAATTTTAACGGGTATAATCGTGTTACAGATGATTTAGATATCTGGCTGAAGGATACACTTGATAACAGAAAAAGCCTCCGCAAGGCGTTTCGTGAACTTGATTACGGCGATTTTTTGTCGTTTGAAACAACTCAATTTGTTCCGGGTTGGTCGCAATTTTATGTTGGCCCCGGAATTGTTCTTGATATTATGACCGAAATGAAGGGATTGGAACACTATAATTTTGACGAATGTTATAGCGAGGCTTCAGTTGCCTCAGTCGATGGAGTAAATGTTCCTTTTTTACATATAAACCACTTACTCGAAAACAAAAAGGCAGTTGGCCGACCAAAGGATTTAGATGATATCCGGGAACTCGAAAAAATTAAAGAAGAGCGCAAAAAAATGGGTCTCGATTAA
- the rnc gene encoding ribonuclease III translates to MVRNFVRQILPAKNKFESNLRNILGYSPGDLLLYKTALSHRSVKEGSDQNNERLEFLGDAVLSAAVAHYLFKKYPYKGEGFLTEMRSKMVNRATLNDIAVRMGLKKITIYNKGDNSLKISQIFGNTLEALLGAIYLDLGYRKTQKWITKNVIVPHLFMEELELLEINHKNKLYGWANKNGKVLDFETLDERLENGRRLFTIGAVIDGEVIAEGKAFNKKDASQIASQLAVEKLGIGV, encoded by the coding sequence ATGGTGCGGAACTTCGTCCGTCAAATATTACCAGCAAAAAACAAATTCGAAAGTAACCTTCGCAATATTCTGGGCTATAGTCCGGGGGATTTGTTATTGTACAAAACTGCATTAAGCCATCGATCAGTTAAAGAAGGAAGTGATCAGAATAATGAAAGACTCGAATTTTTAGGCGATGCTGTGTTGAGTGCAGCAGTTGCTCATTATTTGTTTAAAAAATATCCATACAAAGGAGAGGGGTTTTTAACGGAGATGCGGAGTAAAATGGTAAACCGTGCTACACTCAATGATATTGCCGTGCGGATGGGGTTGAAAAAAATTACAATTTATAACAAAGGGGATAATTCACTTAAGATTTCCCAGATATTCGGTAACACATTAGAAGCACTGTTAGGTGCTATTTATCTTGATCTTGGCTACCGCAAAACACAGAAGTGGATAACGAAGAATGTGATTGTTCCACATTTATTTATGGAAGAACTGGAGTTGCTGGAGATTAATCATAAAAATAAATTATATGGCTGGGCTAACAAAAACGGCAAAGTGCTTGATTTTGAAACATTAGATGAACGATTGGAAAATGGCCGCAGGCTATTCACAATCGGAGCCGTAATAGATGGAGAAGTAATTGCAGAAGGGAAAGCGTTTAATAAAAAAGATGCCAGCCAGATAGCATCGCAGCTTGCTGTTGAAAAATTAGGTATTGGGGTATAA